The Streptomyces sp. NBC_01439 genome contains the following window.
ACACCAGCAGCGGCACGGGCACCACCGGAAACACCGGCACCACCACCGGTGGCGAGCTCGCCGCCACCGGCAGCGACCCGGCCACCACCTGGGCCCTCGGCGGCGCGGGTGTCGCCCTCGCCATGGGCGCCGCCCTGGTCGCGGGCACCGGTCGCCGCCGCCGCACCACCGCCTGAGGTCTGGGGCACGGCACGCGTTCACCCGTACGGCCCGATTCGGGCCGTACGGGTCGTACGGCCCGTCTCGGCGGACCGCACATACTTCGCAATCCTGTAGCCCTCTGCAAGCTCCTCCCGCCTCACTAACCTTGGCGCCTCCCAAGGGGTTTGGGGCGGCTCCGGACATGTCCGGAGCTCGGGGAGGTAAAGAGCATGCAGTTCAAGCGCATGGCCGTCGTGGCAGCAGCCGCGGTGGCCGGCCAGACACTCCTGATGGCCGCACCCGCGGTGGCCGATGATCATCCGGCGGTGACCGCGCCGGACGCGGTACCCGTGGACACCGCCGGGCCGTCGGACGGGGCGCAGGCACCGGCGAAGGAAGAAGCCCAGGAGCAGCCGGAGGAGAAGACCCCGGCCGAGGACGCCGCCGCGCAGCAGCCCGCCGTACGGGCCGTGGCCGCACCGGCGGTGCCCGACACACTTGTTGTCCCGCCCGCACCGGAGGCGCAGGTGCAGGCCCAGGCCCAGACGCCGGCGCAGGCGCAGGCGTCCCCGCCGGAGGCCCTCGACGAGGGTGAGGACAGCGGGTCCGACCGGATCTTGATGGGGCCCGAGGTCACGGTCCAGGGCATCCCGGCGGCCGGATTCAAGGCCGACGGAAGCTGGACCCCGCTCACCGTGACCGTCGACAACTCGGGCCACCTCACCGTGGACGAGTACACCCCGTTGCTGGGCGTCTCGCAGGCCGCCGGACAGTTCGGGCCGGCCCACATCAGCATCGAGCACCGCACCGCGGGCGGGCCGTGGACGGCCGCCGTGCCGGTCCAGAGCGCGGCCCCCACACTGGGCTACGCCCTCGGCAGCGCCGCCGCGGTCCCCGCCGGCCAGATCCGGACCATCGACGTCCGGATCAGCTTCGCCGCGGACACCCCCGTCGTACCGTTCGACCTGACGGCGGACGGCAGGGGCCGGGTCGGGACCGCCACCGGCAGCTCCCCCACGTCCTTGTACGCAACGAGGATCACGGGCGCACCCGGCGGTGACGAGGACCCGGTACGGGTCGAAGGTCCCGCCCTGGCGGTGAGCGGGGTCCCGGAATCGGTGCGGGCGGGCGGCGACTGGACGGAACTCTCCGTCCGGGTGGACAACGCCGGAAGGGCCGAGCTGGCCGCCTTCGACCTGGGTCTGATTCTGGCCCGGCCCGACTTCGTCCCGATGCAGGTCTCGCAGATCACGGTCGAGGTCCTGCGGCCCGGCGTGGACGGACAGCCGGCGGCTGCCTGGCAGTCCGTCGAGATCGTCTCGGACGAGGACGGCTACTTCTTCGCGGGCGGTCTCGTGCGCGGCCCGATCGGCGCGGGCGCGGCCTTCGACGTCCCGGTCCGCGTCCGCTTCTCCGCCGACGCCCCGACCGGATCGGTCTCCTTCTTCGCCTGGGGCACGTCCCAGGTCGACGCGGAAACACCCCCGCCGTGGGCCGACTCCCGCTCGCCCCGCCGCCTGACCACCCTCCTGGAACCGGCCCCCGCCCCGGGCGGGGAAACCCCGGGCGGCGGGACCTCCGGCGGCGGCACGCCCGGCGGCGAAGCCCCGGGAAGCAACACCCCCGGAGGCGGTACCCCTGGCGGGGAGACACCCGGCACCCCCGGCGGAGGCATCCCCGGGGACGGGACACCCGGAGGCAGCGCGCCCGGAGGGGCGACTCCCGGCGGCGAAGCCTCGGGAGGCGGTGCGCCCGGTGGCAACGGGCCCGTGCCGAACGGCGGCACCGGGACCACGCCGATCAGCACCGTCCCCACCAGCGGGAGCGCCACCGGCGCCCCCGCCCTCGCCGCCACCGGCGCAGACCCGGCCACCAGCTGGGCCCTGAACGGCGCGGGCGTGGCCCTCGCCATGGGCGCCGCCCTGGTCGCGGGCACCGGTCGCCGCCGCCGCACCACCCCCTGACCCGCTCGGCCGCCGACTCGGCCCCGTCACCCGCACGGGTGGCGGGGCCGCCCGCGCGGGACGCGCCGGAAGCCGTCGCGTTCCCCGGAGCGGGCCCGAGCCCGACGGCTAGGGTGGGCGGCGTCCGATCCGAGGAGAAACCGGAAATGCCCACCGCGACGCCTGCACGCGGCGGTTCAGTGCCGCCGATGCCTGAGTACACGCCGAAGGCCCTGCGCGCCGCCATCGCCGCCCGCACCCCGGCACTCCTGCCGGGTTTCGACGCCGCCTGGCGACAGCAGATCGCCGACGCGTACGACATCGGGCCCGTTCCCGCGTTCATGGCCCGCTGGTGGGGCGAGTACGCCCTCGCGCGCGATCCCGAGCTCGACCACCGCGTGAATGACCTCGAAGCCCGGGCGGCCGAAGCCGCGAACGCCGAGACGGCCCGCGAACTCCTCGACGAGGCCTCGCGCATCCGCCACGAGCTGCGCGACCTGGAACCCGGCGAGTGAGCGGGGAGTTCACCGGGCCGATAGAACTGCTGGCCCTGCTGCGCGAACTCGATGACCCGGAGCGGCTGGAATGGCCGCTGCACTACGACCGCGCGACGACCGGCGTCAAGTTCGGCGGGCTGGTGCGTCGGCTCGAAGCAGACTTCGGTACCTCGTGCGAGTCCGAGCGGGACACCCAGGACTCCAGCGAGTACGGGCGTGTCCACGTGCCCGCGGACGCGACGGTCTGCGGGACGCGGATCGTGGTCTGCGTGAGCAAGTTCGGCTCCCTCGCAGAGGTCTGCGCCGACAATCCGGGGGCCTTCCTCGGCACGGACGATGCCCAAGAAGAAGGGGCGCTGGACCTCGGCGACCTCGCCACCGTGGAGCGGGCGCTGGCCGACCTCGGCTACGTGAGTGTCCCCGAGGAACTGCTGGAGAGCGACTACGAGGGCCCCAGCGCGCTGGAGGACTTCGCGGCCCGGCCCACCTGGTGGACACGGTTCTTCGGCATCCGGTGACCCGCCCGCCCGGCCTCCACCCTCAGCCGGCCTCTGGCCTCTGGGCGCCGACTGCGGCCCAGGGGGCCCCTCGGCAAGACCTTAACGGGACGGCCTCACACACCACGGCCGGTGGATATCACCCGTTCGGCCCGGTTCGGGGTGTAG
Protein-coding sequences here:
- a CDS encoding DUF6247 family protein, with protein sequence MPEYTPKALRAAIAARTPALLPGFDAAWRQQIADAYDIGPVPAFMARWWGEYALARDPELDHRVNDLEARAAEAANAETARELLDEASRIRHELRDLEPGE